The genomic stretch AAAACAAAGTCATCAAACCTTTCGGTTTCCACCAGAATAGTAACTTTATTCATATCTGCACCCCGTGTCAGTACTTTCAAAGGTAGAATAAACCACAACTGAACGTGTGGGGCGTTTGAATGGGGTAAGGGTGGAGTTCGACGCCATTTCTGAGCCGTGACCAAATCCTTTCGTGAAATGATGTCAGCATGTTTttgcgattggtcaatgcatttcagAGCGCCGGACTACAAGtacaacataatgtcggtcacatTTGAAATTAACGCTACTTGAGATTGCTTTCCATACGAAGTAAAAGGGAGCATAGGATTAGTTATCAACTTAGCTCGAGTGTGATCGACAGAACATACATAACATTACACAAATACAAACGGAGAAACTCGGAAACAGAGGAGTCGACACATGCTCGAGAACTCACATGTAACGTTAGAAGttcaaatgtattttttttaccccGGCAGTCACGAGTCCAGGTCATGAGTTCGAATCGCTTAACTGACAAggacattttgtttttacatatcTATTTTTTCAACTTTTTTCAATTTTCTGAACTCGTTATTCTTGTAATTTAATCATTTCAATTACTTCCAAAGGTTTGACTGATGTATTGAAGATCGAATTTATCAAATGCAGGGTAcagcaggagagagagagagagagagagagagagagagagagagagagagagagagagagagagagagagagagagagactgggaagacagacaaaaggagaTGCAAATCATGAGTCACCAaagcacaaaaaagaaacagagcTACATCCGACACCATCTGTGTATTATTTTAATGAATAAAGTGCAACTTTACCatctgttgttgtcgtcgtgGTTGTGAgtctaacacacagacacattcacCCAGCAGCTGCTTCAGTTGGTTCACTGAGGCTTGATTCAGAGCTAAATGCCCAACCTTTCTATTTGAGCTGATGAAGCCAGACACTCCCTGGTTTTGCAAACTGGTTAGGCCTGATTTCAGCTTGGTCAAGATACCGAGCATGGCATCATCAGGAGCAGATGCAAGCTTCCCCATCAGCGAAACATGACCTGCTAACCCTGTCTTGTAACTCTCAAGGTTTGCCTTCGAAGTTCCTCTCTCTACAAGGAAGGCTTTCTTTCTCATACAGAGGTCAGCGTTGATTTTGTCACGTTTCACATCTAAAGCTTTCTGCAAATCCTCAAAGACAGCCCGAACCACGTCTTCCATGGCGCTGAACTTTTCTGTTGCAGCTTTAACCTCCTCATCCAGTTCTCTGATctgaaaacaaacacatgtaaaaaaaacaataaataaataatatagACAGGTTGAATAAAAATGGTAAGCAGAAACTTGTACCTGTGGGAGCACCTTCAATCTTTTTAAAAAGTTCAGAGCAAAAAAATCAGAAACAGTAACTAACTTTACTAAGCTTTCTTATTAGGAACTAGATTATAAATATTCCTCAAACATTTATAATTAAGagtttaaaaacaaatcaaaacaagtcgcgtaaggcaaaataacaacatttagtcaagctgtcgacctcacagaatgaaactgaacccactgcttttttcaccaagaccacatactcgtagtttcgtcagtccaccgctcgtggcaaacgcagtgaaatcgacaagccatgcagaatagtccGGTAGAGTAGTGGTCGCACtaagcaggataacacgcttttctgtatgtccattctttttagcttactgagtttgtttttaatccaaacatatatctatatgtttttggaatcagggaccgacaaggaataagatgaaattggttttaaatcgatttcggaaaattatttgtattcataattttcatatttttaattttcaaagcttgtttgtaatccaaatatatgtatatgtttttggaatcaggaaatgatgaagaataaaatgaaattatttttcaatcgtttaataaaaaaataatttcaattacaagtttccgatttttaatgaccaatctcattcattagtttttaagccaccaagctggaatgcaataccaaagtccggtcttcgtcgaagattgctttgccaaaatttcaagcaatttgattgaaaaatgagggtgtgacagtgccgccataactttaacaaaaagccggatatgacgtcatcaaaggtatttatcgaaaaaaggaaaaaaaaacgtccggggatatatATCAttcccaagaactctcatgtcaaatttcataaagattggtccagtagtttagtctgaatcgctcttcacacacacacacacacacagacaaacacacacacaccacgaccctcgtctcgattccccctctatgttaaaacatttagtcaaaacttgactaaatgtaaagaggaAAAGTATAAAAGATAGCAGATAACTAATCTTCcttcaaacccccccccccccccccccccacccgtcTTTTGTACAACCTTTGCCACGGCTGTGTCCTCTTTCGTCTTCATTACCACTGCCTGTTTCTTGAGAtcttccctcttctttttaGCGGCCTCTTCCACTGAGCCCACATCGGAACACGAGCGATGATTGCACGTAGCACACATCAGACAGATCAGCTCCTCGTGTTT from Littorina saxatilis isolate snail1 linkage group LG16, US_GU_Lsax_2.0, whole genome shotgun sequence encodes the following:
- the LOC138951502 gene encoding E3 ubiquitin/ISG15 ligase TRIM25-like gives rise to the protein MAAAISHLECSVCHEDFKEPKILRCTHLVCRDCIITWLQKGANQGCPLCRAPIFPRNEKQPSDYGSKVDSFPTDFVTAAVVESQRLLSSPNVCVCDASVEAKLFCFQCSIKLCSSCTKSHSKSPFTQSHTLEDLGTLSADQLVKSRHSFCSNHKDKVAEIYCSKHEELICLMCATCNHRSCSDVGSVEEAAKKKREDLKKQAVVMKTKEDTAVAKIRELDEEVKAATEKFSAMEDVVRAVFEDLQKALDVKRDKINADLCMRKKAFLVERGTSKANLESYKTGLAGHVSLMGKLASAPDDAMLGILTKLKSGLTSLQNQGVSGFISSNRKVGHLALNQASVNQLKQLLGECVCVLDSQPRRQQQMVKLHFIH